The following are encoded in a window of Trueperaceae bacterium genomic DNA:
- a CDS encoding ABC transporter ATP-binding protein: protein MANVTFASITKQFGTVKAVDDVSFELADGEFVCLLGPSGCGKTTTLRMIAGLEQPTSGRISIGGEDVTDAKPKERDIGMVFQDYALFPHMTIEANIAYPLKVRGVGARERAARAAEVAASLQIDQLLARRPGQISGGQQQRTSLARAVVHKPRVYLFDEPLSNLDAKLRLEARSFLKHLQRELGVTSIYVTHDQAEAMALADRVAVMDKGRIVQIGPPLEVYHRPATTFVANFLGSPPMNLLPVRLEGGAFHAGPLRVDARGFADRLRGVAEGSELTLGLRPEHLRLGGEGDEWTVPGHVYAVEPLGPESLVTLRVGEGLVTARLFGDEAPQVTGDARFAFDPKNLHLFGADGRRIQVP, encoded by the coding sequence TTGGCTAACGTCACCTTCGCGTCGATCACCAAGCAGTTCGGGACGGTCAAGGCCGTCGACGACGTCTCCTTCGAGCTCGCCGACGGCGAGTTCGTCTGCCTGCTCGGCCCGTCCGGCTGCGGCAAGACCACCACCTTGCGCATGATCGCCGGGCTGGAACAGCCCACCAGCGGCCGCATCTCGATAGGCGGCGAGGACGTCACCGACGCCAAGCCCAAGGAGCGCGACATCGGCATGGTGTTCCAGGACTACGCGCTCTTCCCGCACATGACCATCGAGGCCAACATCGCCTACCCCCTCAAGGTGCGCGGCGTGGGGGCCCGGGAGCGGGCCGCGCGCGCCGCGGAGGTGGCCGCCAGCCTCCAGATAGATCAGCTCCTGGCGCGGCGCCCCGGCCAGATCTCGGGCGGGCAGCAGCAACGCACCTCGCTGGCTCGTGCCGTGGTGCACAAGCCGCGGGTCTACCTGTTCGACGAGCCCCTATCGAACCTGGACGCCAAGCTGCGGCTCGAGGCGCGGAGCTTCCTCAAGCACCTGCAGCGCGAGCTCGGGGTCACCTCCATCTACGTCACCCACGACCAGGCGGAGGCCATGGCCCTGGCCGACCGCGTGGCCGTGATGGACAAGGGCAGGATCGTGCAGATCGGCCCGCCGCTCGAGGTCTACCACCGGCCCGCCACCACGTTCGTCGCCAACTTCCTCGGCAGCCCGCCCATGAACCTGCTGCCGGTGCGGCTCGAGGGCGGCGCGTTCCACGCCGGCCCGCTCCGGGTCGACGCGCGGGGCTTCGCGGACAGGCTCCGCGGCGTGGCGGAGGGCAGCGAGCTCACCCTCGGCCTCAGGCCGGAGCACCTGCGGCTCGGCGGCGAGGGTGACGAGTGGACGGTCCCGGGCCACGTCTACGCCGTCGAGCCGCTGGGCCCGGAATCGCTGGTCACGCTGAGGGTGGGGGAGGGGCTCGTCACGGCGCGCCTCTTCGGCGACGAGGCACCGCAGGTGACGGGCGACGCGCGCTTCGCCTTCGACCCTAAGAACCTCCACCTCTTCGGCGCGGACGGGCGGCGCATCCAGGTCCCATGA
- a CDS encoding carbohydrate ABC transporter permease: MKLVRHVLARVGFYVLAALFAALFALPLLWLLFAPFSAKANLAVALPDPFTFSNFGKVFANSFAVRALFQNSVIQAVGAMVLVTLLATLAAYALSRAPIRGRDALSYGLVLFSSIVTGTAAMVPLFLLIFQLGLIDTHVGVILVFTGGLLPAAIFIMRDFVDSIPRSYEESALVAGASPWGMFRDIALPIVRPGMMVVGVWTFVNVWGGFLVPFILLRSPSKMPAAVAIYSFYTEGGTPIITLTTAYALLYTLPVLALYLFVNWKYGFRFFGGIKS, from the coding sequence GTGAAGCTGGTGCGACACGTCCTGGCGCGCGTGGGTTTCTACGTGCTGGCGGCCCTGTTCGCGGCGCTCTTCGCCCTGCCGCTCCTCTGGCTGCTGTTCGCCCCGTTCAGCGCCAAGGCCAACCTGGCCGTGGCGCTCCCCGACCCGTTCACGTTCTCCAACTTCGGCAAGGTGTTCGCCAACAGCTTCGCCGTGAGGGCGCTGTTCCAGAACAGCGTCATCCAGGCGGTGGGGGCCATGGTCCTCGTCACGCTCCTCGCCACGCTCGCCGCCTACGCGCTCTCCCGCGCCCCGATCCGCGGCCGCGACGCGCTCAGCTACGGCCTGGTGCTGTTCTCCTCCATCGTCACGGGCACGGCGGCCATGGTGCCGCTCTTCCTGCTCATCTTCCAGTTGGGACTGATCGACACCCACGTGGGCGTCATCCTCGTGTTCACGGGGGGCCTGCTGCCGGCGGCCATCTTCATCATGCGCGACTTCGTCGACTCGATCCCGCGGTCGTACGAGGAGTCGGCGCTGGTGGCGGGCGCCTCGCCGTGGGGGATGTTCCGCGACATCGCCCTGCCCATCGTGCGGCCCGGGATGATGGTCGTGGGCGTCTGGACGTTCGTGAACGTGTGGGGCGGCTTCCTGGTGCCGTTCATCCTCCTGCGCAGCCCGAGCAAGATGCCCGCCGCCGTGGCGATCTACTCCTTCTACACGGAGGGGGGCACGCCCATCATCACCCTCACCACCGCCTACGCCCTCCTCTACACCCTGCCGGTGCTGGCGCTCTACCTGTTCGTCAACTGGAAGTACGGGTTCCGCTTCTTCGGCGGGATCAAGTCGTGA
- a CDS encoding sugar ABC transporter permease has translation MPFFWIAAVSFTNRSLTGVTAAHPQFVGLQNYLKLFDLSTFMNPGQFGSSLVITAQFVFFSAIVGQAVLGLLLAWFFYRRTGWVKESVQTLAIVAWIIPDVVVAFAWNAFLNYEGGTLNRLLALAGVERVDWLLGLPLLSIILFNAWRGAAFSMLLFSSAFGSIPPSYLETADVAGAGPWQRLKDIILPLIRTHIVTDLILITLWTFNTFSPFLLTGGGPAFKTEVVSVLTYRVAFKYFDFGAGSAIGMVMMLINLAFALVYLSLLRRQGARA, from the coding sequence ATGCCCTTCTTCTGGATCGCCGCCGTCAGCTTCACGAACCGCTCGCTCACGGGCGTGACGGCCGCGCACCCGCAGTTCGTGGGCCTCCAGAACTATCTGAAGCTCTTCGATCTATCCACCTTCATGAACCCGGGCCAGTTCGGCTCGTCCCTCGTCATCACGGCGCAGTTCGTGTTCTTCTCCGCCATCGTCGGCCAGGCCGTGTTGGGGCTCTTGCTCGCCTGGTTCTTCTACCGGCGCACGGGCTGGGTCAAGGAGTCCGTCCAGACCCTGGCCATCGTCGCCTGGATCATCCCGGACGTCGTGGTGGCCTTCGCCTGGAACGCCTTCCTCAACTACGAGGGCGGCACCCTCAACCGGCTGCTCGCGCTGGCGGGCGTGGAGCGGGTCGACTGGCTGCTGGGGCTACCGCTCCTCTCCATCATCCTGTTCAACGCCTGGCGCGGCGCCGCCTTCTCGATGCTGCTCTTCTCGTCGGCCTTCGGCTCCATCCCGCCCAGCTACCTCGAGACGGCGGACGTGGCCGGGGCGGGGCCGTGGCAGCGGCTCAAGGACATCATCCTGCCGCTCATCCGCACGCACATCGTCACGGACCTGATCCTCATCACGCTGTGGACGTTCAACACCTTCTCGCCGTTCCTGCTCACGGGCGGTGGCCCCGCGTTCAAGACGGAGGTCGTCAGCGTGCTCACCTACCGCGTCGCCTTCAAGTACTTCGACTTCGGCGCCGGCAGCGCCATCGGCATGGTGATGATGCTCATCAACCTGGCCTTCGCGCTCGTCTACCTCAGCCTCCTCAGGCGGCAGGGGGCGAGGGCGTGA